The following are encoded in a window of bacterium genomic DNA:
- a CDS encoding DUF3108 domain-containing protein — protein MVTRPRVRPLRLAALALLLALRAGAAGAQEAAADSTLPPRGRVQYPDGSVGALVPAALPFGTGEVLDYEIQYGVVSVGRARLETREVQRHRERPVLELMSRARSAQWIDTVYKVRDEISSLFDLESLHSLRFRKQLREGDYKADFDAEYLHAEGVARYADGTESELLPGSQDILSALFYVRAFALREGMVLHIPVHDGKKSYPLRVAVTGRERVETRLGSYDCLVLEPTLQSQGLFKSEGRMLIYLSDDARRLPVKLKARAPVGAFTSELVAYREGKPLPALPWASQSTGSSR, from the coding sequence ATCGTGACTAGGCCCCGCGTGCGACCGCTCCGCCTGGCCGCGCTGGCCCTCCTGCTCGCGCTCCGGGCCGGCGCGGCCGGCGCGCAGGAGGCCGCCGCCGATTCGACGCTGCCGCCGCGCGGACGCGTGCAGTACCCGGACGGCAGCGTCGGCGCGCTCGTGCCGGCCGCGCTGCCCTTCGGCACCGGGGAGGTCCTCGACTACGAGATCCAGTACGGCGTGGTGAGCGTGGGCCGCGCTCGCCTGGAGACGCGGGAGGTGCAGCGCCACCGCGAGCGCCCGGTGCTCGAGCTGATGTCCCGGGCGCGCAGCGCCCAGTGGATCGACACTGTCTACAAGGTGCGCGACGAGATCAGCTCGCTCTTCGATCTCGAGTCGCTCCACAGTCTGCGCTTCCGCAAGCAGCTGCGCGAGGGGGACTACAAGGCCGATTTCGACGCCGAGTACCTGCACGCGGAAGGCGTGGCGCGCTACGCCGACGGGACCGAGAGCGAGCTCCTGCCGGGCAGCCAGGACATCCTCAGCGCGCTCTTCTACGTGCGCGCCTTCGCCCTGCGCGAAGGGATGGTGCTCCACATCCCGGTCCACGACGGCAAGAAGAGCTATCCCCTGCGCGTTGCGGTCACGGGCCGCGAGCGCGTGGAGACTCGCCTGGGCAGCTACGATTGCCTCGTGCTCGAGCCCACCCTGCAGAGCCAGGGGCTCTTCAAGTCGGAGGGCCGCATGCTCATCTACCTGAGCGACGATGCCCGGCGGCTTCCGGTCAAGTTGAAGGCCCGGGCGCCGGTGGGGGCCTTCACCTCGGAGCTCGTGGCCTACCGCGAAGGAAAGCCGCTGCCGGCGCTGCCCTGGGCCAGTCAGTCGACGGGGTCGAGCAGGTAG
- a CDS encoding glycosyltransferase family 2 protein, with protein sequence MAGRALCGSRSRPARRRLARGADGRARGGGAPGGDRGRERRHRARHPGDRDDGGGHPPRRSPAQRRLRGAPRRRRARHAESRALRPERSADLVGARRAPPLAAAGARLQPLRAHALPRRRPPLHERLDAHGGVCKARRHARGAGWAVSGPQVLVTTFNEERNLPACLASVAGWARRVLVVDSFSTDGTERIARAAGAEFRQRAYRSPADQKNWGLEQLEPGWVLILDADERVTAALRAEIDAVLAAPAERAYWIPRRSRFLGREIRHAGWDRDGVLRLLERDAGRYGEALVHEELRCAAGHGRLRAALEHESYHDIDDYLERLLRYARAGARQLARDGRRAGLHRALLRPPARFLRMAIWQGGWRDGPHGILLCLLSSLQVGLKHALHYGIARGLIRGEEDRD encoded by the coding sequence GTGGCCGGCCGCGCACTATGCGGCTCTCGTTCGCGACCGGCGCGCCGCCGGCTGGCGCGTGGCGCTGATGGGCGCGCCCGCGGAGGCGGCGCTCCTGGCGGAGATCGCGGCCGGGAGCGGCGCCACCGTGCTCGCCACCCCGGCGATCGCGACGATGGTGGCGGCCATCCGCCACGCCGATCTCCTGCTCAGCGGCGACTCCGGGGCGCGCCACGTCGCCGTCGCGCTCGGCACGCCGAGTCTCGCGCTCTTCGGCCCGAGCGATCCGCAGATCTGGTCGGTGCTCGACGCGCGCCACCCCTGGCTGCGGCGGGAGCTCGCCTGCAGCCCCTGCGGGCTCACGCGCTGCCCCGTCGCCGGCCACCCCTGCATGAACGGCTTGACGCCCACGGAGGTGTCTGCAAGGCTCGCCGCCATGCACGCGGAGCCGGGTGGGCCGTGAGCGGACCGCAGGTTCTCGTCACGACCTTCAACGAAGAGCGCAATCTGCCGGCCTGCCTCGCCTCGGTGGCGGGTTGGGCGCGGCGCGTCCTCGTCGTCGACTCCTTCTCGACGGATGGCACGGAGCGCATCGCGCGGGCGGCTGGCGCCGAGTTCCGGCAGCGCGCCTACCGCTCGCCGGCGGATCAGAAGAACTGGGGGCTGGAACAGCTCGAGCCGGGCTGGGTGCTGATCCTGGACGCGGACGAGCGCGTGACAGCGGCGCTGCGCGCCGAGATCGACGCCGTGCTCGCGGCACCGGCCGAGCGCGCCTACTGGATTCCCCGGCGCAGCCGCTTTCTCGGCCGCGAGATCCGCCACGCCGGCTGGGATCGCGACGGCGTCCTGCGCCTGCTCGAACGCGACGCCGGGCGCTATGGGGAGGCCCTGGTGCACGAGGAGCTGCGCTGTGCAGCGGGGCACGGCCGCCTCCGCGCTGCGCTGGAACACGAGAGCTACCACGACATTGACGACTACCTCGAACGCCTGCTGCGCTACGCGCGGGCGGGCGCCCGGCAGCTGGCGCGGGACGGGCGGCGCGCCGGCCTCCACCGCGCGCTCCTGCGGCCGCCGGCGCGCTTCCTGCGAATGGCCATTTGGCAAGGAGGCTGGCGCGACGGTCCGCACGGCATCCTGCTCTGCCTGCTCTCATCCCTGCAGGTGGGGCTGAAGCACGCCCTGCACTACGGCATCGCCCGCGGCCTCATCCGCGGCGAGGAGGATCGTGACTAG